The Arachis ipaensis cultivar K30076 chromosome B07, Araip1.1, whole genome shotgun sequence genomic interval ggcctcgtattctgcctggttgtttgagactGGGAATTCGTATCGTACTGACTGTTCGATCACGACTCCGTTTTGGCTTTCGAGAATGACTCTGGCGCCTCCGGAAGTGATGTTCGAGGAGTCGTCAACGTGTAGCTTCCATGATTCGGGGATGGAGTCTCCTGGTGTCATTTTGGTGATAAAGTCGGCCATAGCTTGTGCTTTAATTGCGTATCGGGGTTCGAACTTGATATCGAACTGGGATAGTTCTatggaccatgctagcattctGCCCGCTAGGTCGGGTTTTTGTAGTACCTGTTTGACCGCTTGGTCGGTTCGGACCGTCACAGAATGAGCCTGGAAGTATTGTCGTAGGCGCCGGGAGGCTGTGAGGAGTGCGAAAGCTAGTTTTTCTAAGCATGAGTAGCGAGCTTCCGCATCCTGTAAGACTCTGCTTATGAAGTGTACgggtttttgttctttttctcgTTTTCACGGATGAGCGCTGCTGCGAGTGCCTCCTCCGTTATGGAGAGGTACAGGTAGAGTGTTTTCCCAGTCTGGGGTTTGGCGAGGATTGGTGGTTCCGCTAAGATTCTCTTGAAATGTTGGAACGCTTCTTCGCATTCCGTCTCCCACTTGAAAGGGGCCCCttttttcattagtttgaagAAAGGGATCGCTTTTTGAGCCGATGCCCCGAGAAAGCATGATAACGCCGTCAATCGGCCGGTGAGCTTTTGGATGTCTTTAAGGTTTTTTGGGCTCGTCATTTCGAGGACGGCGCGACATTTCTCTGGGTTTGCGTCAACTCCGCGTTGCGTGATCATAAAGCCGAGGAACTTCCCTGCCTCCATCCCGAAGGCACATTTTGCCGGGTTGAGTCGCATTTGGTGTTTTCATAGAGTGTTCATTATGACCTTGAGGTCGTTGGTGAGTTGCTCGCCGGATTCGGTCTTGAtgagcatgtcgtctatgtagacttctagttTGCTTCCGGATAGGTTTTGAAATATCTTGTTGACAAGTCTTTGATAGGTGGCTCCAGCGTTTTTCAGGCCGAAGGGCATCACTGTGTAGCAGTATGTCCCGTCTGGGGTGATGAACGCTGTTTTTTCTTCGTCTGGTCGGTGCATCGGGATCTAGTTGTAGccggaatatgcgtccataaagctGAGGTATCGGTGGCCGGATGCGGCATCTACTAATCCGTCGATGTTTGGTAAGGGAAAGGCGTCCttcgggcaggctttgttgaggtccatgtagtcgacgcacattcgtCATTTCCCATTAGATTTTTTCACTAGTACGACTTGGCTTCGAGTAGGGCTTTAACTTGCTTTTTGACCTTGGCGGCTCGGTCTGATGACATTTTTCGTCTCCTTTGTGCCACTGGTTTAGCTTTGGGGTCCACGGCTAGCCGGTGGGACATAAGGTCATGGTTtattcccggcatgtcggctggtgtaAATGCGAACAAGTCTCTATTTTTCTTCAGGAGTTGGGAGAGTTCTTCTTTAAGATCGTATGGGAGGTTCCTATTAATGAAGGTGTATTCCTCCTTGGTTGGCCCTATCTATAGCTTTTCCATGTCTCCTTCTGGTTCTGGCCTGGGTTGGTCGTCTTGGCGGGCATCTAGGTTGGCCAGGAATACCCCGGCCGCATCTCGGGATTTCTTCCTTAGAGCTAGGCTGGTGTTATCGCATTCGGCTGCGACTTCTCGGTCCCCGTGGATGGTACCGACGGAGCCGTTGTCGGTTCTAAACTTCATgaggaggtatttggtaaagatgactgcggagaagtcgttgattgtttttcttccgagaatcacgttataggctgtggagtcttttaggactaCAAATTCAGATAGGACTGTcttcttttggttgcttgttccTATGGTGATGGGAAGGGTGATTGAGCCATCTGGTTTGAgaaagttgtctccgagtcccgtgacgccgttgcggtgtgtttggaggttgtcgttgtggagcccgagcttgtcgaaggctcctCGGAAGAGGATGTTCGAGTCCACCCCGGTGTCCACCAGTATCCTTCGTACTAGTCCTGTTCCGATTCTAGCCGAGATGACGAAGGGGGCATCTTCGGCCGAGGTGCCGTGCTGAAAATTCTCTGGTAAGAAGGTTATCGTGTTGTCGGCTGCAATGGTTGGAGTCTGGTTTCTGACCGCCATTACTTTGAGATCTTTTTTCATCGTTAGTTTCGATTTGCTTGATATGTCCTTGCCCgtgatgacgtttactatgaTGGTCGGGTCGTCTTCTGGGCTTTCCCTGGGGGGTTGCTTCTGGGTTCTTGGGTTACGCCCGTCTTTTTTCGGCGACCTGTCTCTTTCCGCACGtcttggttctctgatgattttggcaaattctgggagtttgccgtctcgtatggcttgttcgagggcgtctttaaggtcgaaacaatcttgtgttctgtgaccgtaacctcggtggtagtcgcagtagagggttttgttgcctcccgtcctttctttgagttgtcgggctttcggaatgatgcctcgatctgctatttggtggtatatttcggtaattggtgctgtcaggagcgtgtaattagagaatttgcCGATTCTCGGTGGTCGGTTTGTATTAGTCAGTTTGGGGTGGTCCCTTTGATTCTCTCTGGGTGGTGGATTTTGGCGAGAAGCCAAGTTGCCGTGTTTGGTGTTGCCGTGCTGCTGTTTGTTGGCGGCGACAACTTGGCTGACTTCTTCATCATTGATGTAATCTTTGGCAACATTATGGATCTTGTGCATGGCCCATACTggtttggtggtgaggtgtttgcgaaaatcttTGTTCATGAGTCCGTTGGTTAAGCaaaggcttgcgacggaatcTGTGAGTCCGTCGACCAttaggcattcgtcgttgaagcggtcgaggtatttccttgtggattcttcttgtttttgCGTGACCCCTAGCAAGCTGATGGGGTGCTTGGCTTTGGTGATTCTAGTTGTGaattgggccatgaactttcgtgTTATATCGTGGAAACTGGCTATGGATCCGTTTGGGAGGGCATTGAACCATTTGATTGCCGGTCCTGCaagggttaccgggaaggctaTGCATCGGACCGCGTCGGCCGCTTCTTCtgggttcatcctggcctcgaaggccgttagatgttccTGGGGGTCCTTGGTCCCATCGTACTTCATGTCGGTAGGTTTGTCGAAACCTTTGGGGAGTTTCGCTCTTAGGATTCTTTCTGTGAAGGGTGTAGCTCCCATTATTGTGTGGTCGTTTCTTGTGCGCTTGGTATTTCGGTACCTCCGATCTTCGTCTGAGTCACGTTGACGACTTAGATCTCGGGAAGCGTTGCGGTTGTGTTTCTTGTTGTACCGCCGTTCCGGCGATTTCTCGTGACCGTGGTCGCGTGAGGCGCTGCGACCGTCTCTCCTATCGGGCCGTCGGGTTGGGGACCTGCCGCGGCGAGAACTCGATCTGGAAGTTGCCTGGCTTCCGTGTTCGTTGTTGTGTTTTTCTCTATTGGTCAGTTTGCCTTCGAGCTCCTGGACCCGGAGGCAGAGGTCCTGGAAGATCTGCGCCGCTTTGTCCCTAGCTTTCTCAGGATGTCGTTGGTCCGTGACGACGTGGTCGTTCGTGTGGTGGACAGTACTTGCTATTCTTGCTTGGTTCGTGACCTCCCGGTGTTCTGGGGTTGGGTGAAGCGGTTGGGAGTCATCCTGGCTTGAAGGGGTTTCCTCCAGGGCGTCCCCCATCTGGCTCGGCTGGCgcaagtccccacagacggcgccaatgtacgtgatgtctctggtacgggtttgAAAGGTAGATCGGGAACCTGCGGGTCAAGGCTGAAGCCGGgtcgcttgactggagcaatggggggaggtacctgcgaagacactccgacgctcaagtcagaatggatctgagaggtataaggtgtgtggaATTGATGATTACCTGGAGGGGCTTGGGTCCCCTATTTATAGGTGGTGATgagtatcttatcttatcttatctggttAAGATAAGATGGACGAGTGAATTcaaaagttggttaggagctctttGGAAGGCCGGTTTTTGGGCCTTTTGAGCGAGGTGTGGGTCGGACCCGGGTAGCCGGGGTCGGGTGCAGTCCCGAGTCCGGGATCTGTGGTTCAGATCCATAACATATTTTAAACATGTAAGCTGCACATGTTTGACAATAAAGACCAATTTGTAATTTTAGTGAAAGTATGGAGACTAAATCGTGTAGTTTAACAATTCAAAAATGAACAAAAACTCCCTAAACTATCTGAACCCACCCCGCTCCTCCCCATCTCTCTCGCTCTCACTTTCTTACTTTCTCACTTTTCAAAACGACACCCTAATCCCAGCACTCACTGTCTTTCACCTCGATTCACCGTCGCCGCGCTGGATCCACCGCATTTGTGCTCACGAGGGATGGTGAGCCGAGGTGAGAGACAGAGAGCCCTGGAGTTGGAGTGCCATTttaaaaagtgagaaagtgagAGTGAAAGAGCTGCGAAAGGGCGGGATGTGTTCAGATAGCGTAGGAAGTTTTTGGTCATTTTCAAATGTTTAAATTACACGGTTAGtccttatactttcactaaattaTAAATTGGTCCCTATTGTCAAACATGTACAACTCACATGTTTAAAATAGAGAATATACTAAGAATATActgttaaatcaaacactttttgaaTGGCGGTggctaaattacaaattttaattctctttagagtcccaattataaacttttaaagtgtagagaccaatttataattttactaaaaGTATAGGAATCAACTGTATAATttaatcttaatttatttttaatatatattttatatttcaattcaaatatgtattttatattaacaAATTGATTTTGATAGCTGATTTTGATGTATAAATATATTAGTTTCTATTAATTTCTAATTAGCTTCTTAAAAGTTGAATTAGATTACTAATTTCATAAGCTTTTCTAATGATGAGACCAAAAAGGTCAAGTTATTCAAATCAACAAATATTAGTCCTAATATAAAAGGTTTTGATTTTCATGACAAAACTCAGGACAATTGGGTAATTATGCGCTAACTGTTTTAATTAAAATTGATATGGCACTAAAGTACCATCAATTAGAGGAGACATTTGAGTTAGATTGCGTAACACGTGTTAACAAACGCTCCTTTAATTTGAGGAACACTTACCATATCATGCACGCAAAGAAGACGCTATGCCACTCTCTTTTGTCATGTTTTGCATGGCATCAAATTATTCACGTCTTCAGTTCTTGGATTTTTTTGTATGCTCGTATATCATTGAATATGAAATTTAATATACATCAGAAATAATTCATTGCATCTTAAATTATGGTTATATTTCGAATACACACTCTCACGCAACAGTCTCttttaaagttaaaattaaaaataaataaataattataggatttgtggaggtttgaaaatctcacaaaatagttaatttttgttaaattaaaaatttaatttgtgggggttttaaaccatcacaaaagtgatttaaaattgCCACAAAAGTATAATATAAAACCCCcactaaacacacacaaaacccccactgaatagattgtggaggtttttaaaaacccccacaaaagacctcgtggcacctcaaattttgggggtttggaaacctccacaaaccatttggtgggggttataaacctccacaaataggagaaaaaacctccacaaataaataaaaatcttgtAGTGAATTCCTAGCCGTCActctcaaaattcaaaattcaaaattcagtcACTCAAACCCTTTCTTCTTGGTCTCTCACAAACGCACAGCCCAACCcctcaccattcaccaccaccgACCGCCACTACCACCTCCCACCCCCTTAGTCCCTTACTGCTACTTCCCACCCGGCCCCCTCAGTCCCTCATTGCCACCTTTCACGGactctcactacaagaaaacagctctattgccacgcttttaaagcgtggcgaaaagctgaaaaaagtgtggcgatagcttttcgccacgctttttgagctaccgccacgcttttgaaagggtagCGTATGCAAgcgtggcggttgctctatcgccacgcttttggtgacctatcgccacgctttttcttttgccacgctttttacaaATGGCCACCCTTTAAAGCATGGCCGTATTTGGAAGATGtggccacactttaaaagcgatTGATTATTTACTGAAAACACAGATCTGCAAAAAACTACAGCATAATATTATGATACAATCCTAGTATACTTCATAAAAACCTTCGAAAAATTGAGTTCAATAATTAACAGCATCTGTGGATCAATGTATCTCTGGTACTAACATTACTTAATAAACTAAACAAAAAGCTCATTTTTCCTTGATTCAATGCTGGTGGTAACTTCCTTCAGCAGCAGAAATTGAATAAAACCAAGGACAAACAAATACGCAAACCATATCATAGTTGATTAGTATTTTCCTTATCACAATCCAAATGGTTGAAAAAATAACCTGGAATTCGAGAGGCATAACCTAACATCTCAACAGCACTAGGGAACTTGCTTCAAAGTTCAAACTTGAAGATATGCTCATTGACAACAAGCACCTCCCAATTCAATCCATCGAGATGCGAGGTAGCTGGCCCTTTCTTTCTACTTTGCTGAACCCAACTGTCATCAAGGATTTCATCTTCCTTGTGCCAACCACTCTCTGCCTTACAATAAGCACTAGCATTAGTCAAAGATTTCAAGTCCTTGTCTAGTACCAATAATATAATAGCATCAATTTGAagcaaaatatattttaatataataaatatctCAAAAAGACTAAAGTTCTTTCTGGCTTCTTGTATTTGTGTCTGATTACATACCACTTCATTTGATTTACATACAGGTAGTTTATCAAGCAACACTGAAGGAACTCGCCACGTTCTCAACGAATCTTCTAGCTCCCTTGAACCACCTCTTGTCTCCGGCTTGAGCCTTACAGATGTATAGTTTTCCATCTTTAACGGTTGCTCTGATCAGTTGATGCTTGCCGCCTTCGTCTCCATCAGCAGTCCTTGTCAAGACAGATAGAAAGTAGTACTGTTTCCCATCAATCACTGCTGTTGAACTCTCTAAGATGTTAGCTGTGGCTACAACATTCGCGTCGAAACCACCCTGCTCAATCAAAGTCCATACTCACTTAATTTGCATTCTAAGAACATTAATTCGCAGCAGACTAAATGTGTTACAAGAACATACAAGTGTTTATTGTCACTTACCTCAGCTTGAGTCTCCCCAAAGAAAGCTTGTTTCCCAAGCAAGTAATCCACCTGCAAAGAACAAAAAAGACTTTGTCTTTTAGAATCCAAAGTCATCATTCATTTAATTAGAACTAGTTTTGATTTTTGAACAAGTTTACCTGAGAAAGGAACTCCTCAGGGGAACCATAGTCAGTGATGGACTTCTTATCAGTTGGAGTAACTGTGACAACCAAATTGCTGGTTGAATCAAAGTTGTCCTCATATCTAAGAATTTGACCCGGGTACTCGACCTCTTTGCTCGGGTTCCACTTTGAAGGGATCAAAATTTTGAATCCGTCGCCATTGTATACTAGGAAGTCTGTGTTAGTCTTTGGCTTTCCAAACACATTGGCTGCAAGCAAGCAAGCAAAACAATCAAAATTGATGCAAAACTGCCAGATAAAAAGGTACCATTTTAGCAGGGGACAAAACAAAACAGTCATATTCCCCCGCCTTCATGAGAATTCATTGCCATTCTTAGGAGTGATTAGTGAAACAAATTACTTAAATGCTAGTCACATacataatttgaatttaaaacatgCTTTAATCTTAGTCATTNNNNNNNNNNNNNNNNNNNNNNNNNNNNNNNNNNNNNNNNNNNNNNNNNNNNNNNNNNNNNNNNNNNNNNNNNNNNNNNNNNNNNNNNNNNNNNNNNNNNNNNNNNNNNNNNNNNNNNNNNNNNNNNNNNNNNNNNNNNNNNNNNNNNNNNNNNNNNNNNNNNNNNNNNNNNNNNNNNNNNNNNNNNNNNNAATCAACACACACCAAACCACATGCATCtgttgtatatgtatatagtatgTACTCTTTCTCATGCTACAAGACTTTAACTGAGTATCTAATTAATAAGATCCATCCATCTAAGTCGTTGAAAAATAGATACAGCTATACTTGTTAGATAAACTGTAACAACAGTGATGAATTAAGATCAGCCTCCATGATCGATCGAGTGTCAATGTTAAAAAATTGAGACAATCCCTAGGCAGTAGTAGTAGGAAAGTTTAATCTCTGAAAAGGACGTAATGGATGTGACTCATTCGACTCAAAGGGTATCGTGTAGTTAGAGACGTGGAGCACAATTTGGTGCATCCAACACCAAAATCCACACCAATTTTATTGTAATTAACCTTGTCATTCTCTGCACGTTTTACCTTTAATTCTTCAATGCCAACTTGTTAGTAATAGATAGATTGTCCCCATGTCCGTTGTTAGCTTGCACAATAATATAATTTCGACATGAGAAAGTCTCGGCcagtacttttattaaaatttgatcaatacttaatcaacaaaagaaaaataagtaattttatattattagatataatcttacaatattaaaaatactaatgataactaattaatgattataaattataaaacttGGTACCTCCTAACACTCCTCTTTTGATATTTGTCGTATATGTTTAGTATATGTTTATTCGTGCAGCTTTTATAGTGATAGCTTTACTAGTTAATTAATAATCCAAGTGTTTTGAAAAAAATCACAACGTCTGAGTATACTTTCAAttatttgtttttctgaatgcACATATGCATTTAATTTACAGTAAAGTTTTGTTAAAAAATTACAATCATGTCAATATCAGTCGAGTATATATATAATGTTTTCCGATGAATGGCgtctcttttgttttattttttggccTATATCTTTGAATTTAAGTCATTCATATAcctagtgaaaaaaaaaaaagactatatATTTTAAGAAATTGATTAGTTGTTCTATCTTGAATTTAAGTCATTCATATACGAATAAGTATAAAGATCGAACCAaatttttattgtaaaattattttttaatcttttttaaaaaagatttagtGTTTAGAATTAAGATTtatgattagaattaggattttggagtttaaaatttaggatttatatacagaatttaaaatttacaataaaaaataattttaagaaattatttaatattagttaaaataagTTAGCTCCTTAGTTAAATTCTTCGCATATTTATTGAAAAAGGGATAAAAAATTACTATATAGTTAAAGAAACTGATTAAAGAAGTTTGCATGTGATCACAAGACATATGCTGCCCCCTGTTTGCTTCACATACAAGATTGACATTTTTCAAACCTAATTCTTATTCAATTTCCATATTTAAAAGTCAACATCGAAATGTAACAATAAAAGGAGTTAATTAACTTGAGAATACGCTgtatctttatttttgttttcattttgtcCTCTTATATATCTTCAACGAATCTTCCTACGTACCCAGTGTCATGTTCATGTCAAATAAAACTCCATTATTAGTAAATTATCTTCTCCTTCCTTCTAGTTGCACTTTGTTATATCAAAAGCTTgttttttcataaaatttttattttttaaaagttataacatttatatttagtaaattaaattaaaaatgacttAATAAGCACAACCAatattggtaaaatagcttttaaaatttaaaaacattatAATAGACATTAATGTAAGAATTAAATTTggatattaattaatatatgaggttatattagactttttaattttgataagcacAAGTCATCTTTAAAAAGCTCAATAAAGGTTGGTGCTTCAGCCAAGGCATCTTGTCGGGGACTATTGTGTTTTATTAAATGTGACAAATTAAAATATGTGATGATGAAATAAGATCAACTttataattccaatatataataatataaccTTTGAATTCAGTGTGTCAGCTAAACAACTGATTTGCTTGCTGTAATGGATTTCCAACCAATACATCTTCAAAAGCATACTTCGAGGTCACCTACTTAACCttaatgtataaaatatattCATTCACATAGACTATAGAGGAACACACATACATGTGTCTCATTCATTACTATCTTCGTCGCTCCTGCCTCTTAAAAGGGTTATGTTCCCTTGCTTGAAGGATAGTAGTACAGCATACTCGAATAAACAATATACCTCATCTAGTCTTCTAACTAAAAAATGTCAACTTTATCATACAAActccaacacacacacacacacatattctTTCGTGGGAACATCAatttcgctttttttttttcgGCAAATTATcagcattttaattttttataataaaaaataattatttactcgAAATTTTTCATACGAACGAGAAAGATGACCTATTGTAAAAAACGAGAACCTTCAATCATAGTATCGTTGAATTAAAATCAATAATGACAAACATTAAACAACAATAATTGAATATTATTTAATGCATTTTAGTACTCTTTTatcataataattattaattactatataatttaattttgttattataaAAATAGAGTCAGGATCCTTTAGAGTAAAAACCTTGGTTGACTTCTATTGTATcccaaatattttttataaaaataatagacTAATGATAAAGCTTACAAAATATAAAACAATATTATGTGATATTGAATTAGGTTTAATAATATTCTTCGTTAATATTAATGTATGTGTAATGTATAAAACTGAGAGCGTTATATATGAACACTAAATCTATAAATTTTCTATtagttaaaatttcaaaaaaaaaaaaaaggaaaaatgaaacaAATAGGAGATATAATATATAAAGATAGTCGTATGTTCAATaggtaataaaaataattaatttctcCTAAAGTTAAAACTTCTTCAAACTGTTAGTActtatttgtttattttccccAACTTTTTTGTCAGATAATATTCACCATTCtcaatttttctaaatttattgttGGATTGATAGTAGTTATACTTTAATATTCTCCATATACAATTACAGCAGGTAGCAACACTACAAGAAATTATCGAAATATCGGTCGCTAAAATCTTGGTCGCTAATTAAAAAATAGCGACCAATTTCGGTCGCTAACTGTTAGTGACcgattttagtgactgatttttgAACAAGGTCACTAAATTCCTCACCAAAGAGTATCGGTCACTAACATAATCGGTTGCTAAATGGTGACCAAATTTTCTGTCACTAAATTAGTCGCTGAGTAAATCGATCGCTAAATGGCGATCAACTTTTCGGTTGCAGAATCAGTCACGATGAAATCGGTCGTTAAATCGGTCGTCGATGCCtaatttaaaaatctaaaatcggtcgctaattccTTAACTAAAAAACTAAATTGGTCACTAAAGCAGTCAATGTTATAATTATAGATTTTTACTAGTTTCATATTTACCACTATTAAAACTTAatttcataaataattatatttccacaaaatataaaaagaatcaaacatagatcaatttttaaaagaaataccAAAAACATTCACAATGTCTACATAAAAATATAGAAtttaaattattgaaaatttctaaataCACTAAATTTATGATCCACAATCTAgactaaaagtaaaaataatttatgaataaCATAACTCTACTCTATTCATGAACAATTAGTATGGTTCAATAATTTCTACACTAGTTTTGTCTTTTTGATTTTTCCATCGCTCTTGGAGCTGCAACCAATACAAACCACAACAGGcacaactttgttcttcaccaaGGTTGCCAAAACACTGTaataagaaagaaaatagaaaatgaatGAAACTCACTTAAACCAATTCAATTCAAGTCTCAAATTATGTTCAAAAGTCAAAGttcactacaacattttgggtctatgaTCACAATTTTTTTGGTCTTTGGTCACGATAAACCGTGACAAAAAAAGCTTTGGTCAcagttttttaaaaaagggtgaccatagagtacctatggtcacggtttttaaaaaaagggtggcctaaaagggtctatggtcatggtttataggggtgacctaaaggagtctatggtcacgatttgtTGGGGTGACCAAAagggtctatgatcacggttttttggggtgacctaaaggggtctgtggtcacggttttaggggtgAACTAAAatagtctatggtcacggtttttcaccgtgaccaAAAGACATCTATGGTCACAAATTTTTGGGgagaccaaaaagggtctatggtaacggttttttaaaaaagggtgacctaaaggagtctatggtcacggtttttggagttacctaaaagggtctatggtcacgattttgggagTGACCTAAAATAGTCAATGGTCACAATTTTTCACCATGACCAAAAGatgtctatggtcacagttttgaggGATGACCAAAAAatgtctatggtcacagttttacgaaagggtgacctaaagggatcTATTGTCACAATTTAGGGTAACCTAAAGGAGTTTATGATCACGATTTTAAAGAGTGACCTTaaatggtctatggtcacggttttttggaGTGACCATAGAATAtggtttttgaaattattttgttTCACCCCCCAACccccccccccaaaaaaaaactaaaaacgtCGTCGTTTACCCCCTCTCTTCCCAAAATCCCCCTTCCCTCCCAAAATCCCCATTCCCTCGTATTAGCTAGGTCTTAACTTAGGAAAAAATAGTGGAAAAAGATAACCCTAGCCAAGCCCTCTTTCATTCTTGCTCCCTTGCCTATTCGTCGGGCAAAACCCTCGTCGTCTTGCTTCAACCGTCTCAGTGTCCGTCAGCGTCGCCGTCGCCACTCCATCTTCTCAGACGCAGAACCAGAACCAGTTGCCAGTTGCCAGTTATGCAGAACCGGTTGCACGAAGTTGCCACGCCTTCACCGGTCACCAATTCGTCGCCACTCTGCCACTCCTTTGTCGCCTCTTTGCTGTGCTTCGTTTCCATCTTCGCCGCCGTTCCGGTAAGTCCTTTTTTTTGTGTGATTTTGAACTCTGAAAAATAGAGTTCATGTGAAATGTGTGTTACTTTTTTCTGTTTTATATATATCATAATATGTTGTTTtgttctaattaaaaatttaataaaattataagattAAATTGTTGGTTGCAACTTAGACAGGCCAAAAATGATGATGTTCATTTCCATTTCTATTTTTGAATCCTAAACAGGTTGTTGTTCCTAAAGATAGCGAATGAGGAGTGTATTTTAGAATGATTGGTAGCTTTATTTGTGCAATGATGATTGGTATGTATGGTACTTTCTTATTGCTAATGGCAATGGCCTTTTAAAATCAGAATTCTCAAGTGTATTTCAAGTCAT includes:
- the LOC107607209 gene encoding putative oxygen-evolving enhancer protein 2-2, with the protein product MTVLFCPLLKWYLFIWQFCINFDCFACLLAANVFGKPKTNTDFLVYNGDGFKILIPSKWNPSKEVEYPGQILRYEDNFDSTSNLVVTVTPTDKKSITDYGSPEEFLSQVDYLLGKQAFFGETQAEGGFDANVVATANILESSTAVIDGKQYYFLSVLTRTADGDEGGKHQLIRATVKDGKLYICKAQAGDKRWFKGARRFVENVASSFSVA